A genomic segment from Andrena cerasifolii isolate SP2316 chromosome 7, iyAndCera1_principal, whole genome shotgun sequence encodes:
- the Mesh1 gene encoding metazoan SpoT homolog-1, producing MENSISTASITNDRFHVSGPCKSCCRDLSNAELLTLTMKCINFAAVKHKNQRRKDAEQTPYINHPIGVANILIQEGDVHDSALILAALLHDAVEDTDTTFEEIEQEFGSEVCTIVREVTDDKELPKAERKRLQIENAPRRSYKAKLVTLADKLYNLRDLQRTTPVGWSPERVKEYFKWSKAVVDGCRKTNVNLERELDIIFANQVSQDRESCVCKRTFLS from the exons ATGGAAAACAGTATTTCTACAGCATCTATTACTAATGATCGATTCCATGTATCTGGACCTTGTAAATCATGTTGCAGAGATTTGTCCAATGCAGAATTATTAACACTAACAATGAAGTGTATCAATTTTGCAGCAGTAAAACACAAAAATCAAAGACGTAAAGATGCAGAACAAACACCATACATAAATCATCCCATAG GTGTCGCAAATATTTTGATCCAAGAAGGTGATGTCCATGACTCAGCTCTAATTTTGGCAGCTTTACTACATGATGCGGTAGAAGATACAGATACTACGTTCGAAGAGATAGAGCAAGAATTTGGTAGTGAAGTTTGTACTATTGTTAGAGAAGTCACTGATGATAAAGAATTACCAAAAGCGGAGCGTAAAAGACTACAAATAGAAAATGCTCCTAGACGAAGTTATAAAGCTAAGTTGGTTACCTTAGCAGATAAATTATATAATTTGAGAGATCTCCAGAGAACCACACCAGTCGGATGGTCACCAGAAAGAGTGAAGGAATATTTTAAG TGGTCCAAAGCTGTGGTAGACGGGTGTCGTAAGACAAACGTTAATCTGGAAAGGGAACTAGATATAATCTTTGCAAATCAAGTATCTCAAGACAGGGAGAGTTGCGTATGTAAAAGAACATTCTTATCCTAA